A section of the Brassica rapa cultivar Chiifu-401-42 unplaced genomic scaffold, CAAS_Brap_v3.01 Scaffold0458, whole genome shotgun sequence genome encodes:
- the LOC117130411 gene encoding uncharacterized protein LOC117130411, whose amino-acid sequence MVGKTHGQSQMAKQNQQLTALQEINDRIAQLRKRNKARVQRPQQGERRFGDAPEAVYLEPKPPDPSRINQHPTSQTHTHHVANSRFDHKSFADKIELFTFSGGRSYLFWERNLDEWFHYNNILKEERLSYAIDQLRGNAFKWWVQEEDDRLFYKEPAIKTWRDLKEVMKDEFSPELTSSKIRKIYPRRYLTHVSKEKPEPVIVQVKAKNVKTGPEVQKETNSTSLLRSKVVHDLSPKDKEILNTNKEEPTSQGKSSNSENLKYQTCYRCHKKGHYAVVCPTKQALIETSLEEKTDLSMKSDSFIQSDLLVPRSFVMHLSLSKGDVTGLKEQEFKRKKSPGVTLVIDQKMAQDTKLSMLLKEAKPVIKVSHQGKFLTPPLDTSTDVCVLGTGRTNESYKLIVVPKKEPDPKLSHEPTSKWKPKSEQSIVQVPKAMVRFLLDQNVLNISMTDIMHLLFVQNVENFSGCKEESFKEIPPDYLMLLGGSTPKMIRNVATENLKDHQLQRIRNDHVQSRGVIHSYFLKGEPPDTNCIPKPKQFQGKVLESQKRMKADLLYLGAGYIVSRSKPCQEGGDVVVTKSMVQPESHQTVQTGHLGGTSDRGSVQGVYLYNQKEFKYETNFIGFYTQEGVQPNWNRATLFTEQEVMNFTSQRFSSPSICEYPTLEGNSSPRKERPEPKPIIGFKRDLSGFQKAQDQEKWPRNFEVMIQSPKPVKPVLHLPQLEANRFNQLQTRHWRPGDISMHSGSLSNGPEESDKFIPCTSPHRIRRILINPNLPYLELLAIQLQQLFFLQIRHDLSTLQTIKKVPRKLSYPLKPSRYKENTIYIHLAKILIIKPPTASFHGAINSFASKFIISTLLVSLCHFMTVRESQ is encoded by the exons ATGGTAGGAAAAACACACGGCCAAAGTCAGATGGCCAAACAGAACCAACAGTTGACAGCTTTGCAAGAGATCAATGATCGGATTGCTCAGTTGAGGAAAAGAAACAAGGCACGAGTCCAACGTCCACAGCaaggagaaaggagatttgGAGATGCACCAGAGGCTGTCTATCTTgagcccaagccaccagatccttcaaggaTCAATCAACATCCAACTTCTCAAACCCATACTCATCATGTAGCTAATTCTCGGTTTGATCATAAATCTTTTGCTGATAAAATTGAACTCTTTACATTTTCAGGAGGAAGAAGCTACCTATTTTGGGAGAGGAACcttgatgaatggtttcactaCAACAACATTCTGAAAGAAGAGAGACTATCTTATGCCATTGATCAACTAAGAGGTAACGCCTTTAAatggtgggtacaagaagaagatgatagatTGTTTTACAAGGAGCCAGCTATCAAAACGTGGAGAGATCTTAAGGAAGTCATGAAGGATGAATTTTCACCAGAACTCACAAGTTCTAAGATCCGAAAGATATACCCAAGGAGGTATCTAACTCATGTTTCCAAAGAAAAGCCAGAACCTGTTATTGTCCAAGTAAAGGCtaag aaTGTTAAGACAGGTCCTGAGGTCCAGAAAGAGACGAACTCAACATCCTTGTTGAGATCAAAAGTTGTCCATGATTTAAGTCCAAAAGACAAGGAGATTTTAAACACAAATAAAGAAGAGCCAACAAGCCAAGGTAAGTCTTCTAACTCTGAGAATTTGAAAtatcagacatgttatagatgtcataagaAAGGACACTATGCTGTAGTTTGTCCTACTAAGCAAGCATTGATAGAAACATCACTAGAAGAGAAAACAGATTTATCTATGAaaagtgatagttttattcaatctgatTTATTGGTTCCAAGATCTTTtgtaatgcacttgtctttgtcaaaagGTGATGTAACAGGACTTAAGGAGCAAGAattcaaaagaaagaaatcACCAGGCGTCACCCTTGTGATAGACCAGAAGATGGCTCAAGACACAAAGCTGTCCATGttgcttaaagaagcaaaaccggTCATAAAAGTATCCCACCAAGGTAAGTTTCTAACACCACCTTTGGATACTAGTACTGACGTGTGTGTTCTTGGTACAGGGAGAACAAATGAAAGCTATAAGCTTATTGTAGTTCCAAAGAAAGAACCAGACCCTAAGCTCAGCCATGAACCCACTTCTAAGTGGAAACCGAAATCTGAACAATCCATTGTTCAAGTTCCAAAAGCTATGGTAAGATTCCTTTTAGATCAGAATGTTCTTAATATTTCAATGACAGATATAATGCACTTGCTTTTTGTCCAGAatgttgagaatttttcagGTTGCAAAGAAGAAAGCTTCAAAGAAATCCCACCAGATTATCTTATGTTGCTAGGAGGATCAACTCCAAAGATGATCAGAAACGTGGCCACCGAAAATTTGAAGGACCATCAACTCCAGAGGATAAGAAATGACCATGTCCAGAGCAGAGGCGTGATCCATTCCTATTTTCTCAAAGGAGAACCACCTGATACAAATTGCATTCCCAAACCGAAACAGTTCCAAGGTAAGGttttagaatctcaaaagaggatgaaagctgacttgctctatcttggtgcaggttacatagtttcgaggtcgaaaccttgtcaagagggaggcgatgttgtggtcacgaaatccatggttcaaccagagtctcaccaaaccgtccaaaccggccatctaggaggtaccagcgaccgaggttcagtccaaggcgtatatctctacaaccagaaggaatttaaatatgaaaccaattttattggattctacactcaagaaggagtccagcccAATTGGAATCGAGCAACActattcacggagcaagaagttatgaattttacaagtcagaggttttccagcccgtccatctgcgagtatccgactttagaaggcaattccagcccaaggaaggagcggcctgaaccaaagccCATTATAGGATTCAAGAGGGATCTCTCAggtttccagaaagcccaagatcaggagaaatggccccGGAAttttgaagttatgatccaatctccaaaaccggtcaaaccagttctacacttgcctcaattggaagctaaccggttcaatcagcttcaaactagacattggcgaccaggagatatATCTATGCATTCAGGAAGTCTATCCAATGGTCCAGAAGAGTCAGACAAGTTCATtccatgcaccagcccacataggatCAGGAGGATACTCATTAACcccaacttgccttatttggagcttCTTGCCATCcagctccaacagctctttttccttcagattaggcacgacctcagcaccctccaaaccatcaagaaggttcccaggaagcttagttatcccctcaaaccgtccagatacaaggagaacaccatctacattcatttggccaagattctcatcataaagcctccaacggctagttttcatggagccatcaattcctttgcttccaagtttattatttcgactttattagtttccttatgtcattttatgactgttagagagtcccagtag
- the LOC117130410 gene encoding uncharacterized protein LOC117130410 — protein sequence MAKQNQQLTALQEINDRIAQLRKRNKARVQRGRSYLFWERNLDEWFHYNNILKEERLSYAIDQLRGNAFKWWVQEEDDRLFYKEPAIKTWRDLKEVMKDEFSPELTINESFTTCMSRLSLSKNVKTGPEVQKETNSTSLLRSKVVHDLSPKDKEILNTNKEEPTSQGDVTGLKEQEFKRKKSPGVTLVIDQKMAQDTKLSMLLKEAKPVIKVSHQGRTNESYKLIVVPKKEPDPKLSHEPTSKWKPKSEQSIVQVPKAMVAKKKASKKSHQIILCC from the exons ATGGCCAAACAGAACCAACAGTTGACAGCTTTGCAAGAGATCAATGATCGGATTGCTCAGTTGAGGAAAAGAAACAAGGCACGAGTCCAAC GAGGAAGAAGCTACCTATTTTGGGAGAGGAACcttgatgaatggtttcactaCAACAACATTCTGAAAGAAGAGAGACTATCTTATGCCATTGATCAACTAAGAGGTAACGCCTTTAAatggtgggtacaagaagaagatgatagatTGTTTTACAAGGAGCCAGCTATCAAAACGTGGAGAGATCTTAAGGAAGTCATGAAGGATGAATTTTCACCAGAACTCACAA TTAATGAATCATTTACCACTTGTATGAGTCgcttgtctttgtccaagaaTGTTAAGACAGGTCCTGAGGTCCAGAAAGAGACGAACTCAACATCCTTGTTGAGATCAAAAGTTGTCCATGATTTAAGTCCAAAAGACAAGGAGATTTTAAACACAAATAAAGAAGAGCCAACAAGCCAAG GTGATGTAACAGGACTTAAGGAGCAAGAattcaaaagaaagaaatcACCAGGCGTCACCCTTGTGATAGACCAGAAGATGGCTCAAGACACAAAGCTGTCCATGttgcttaaagaagcaaaaccggTCATAAAAGTATCCCACCAAG GGAGAACAAATGAAAGCTATAAGCTTATTGTAGTTCCAAAGAAAGAACCAGACCCTAAGCTCAGCCATGAACCCACTTCTAAGTGGAAACCGAAATCTGAACAATCCATTGTTCAAGTTCCAAAAGCTATG GTTGCAAAGAAGAAAGCTTCAAAGAAATCCCACCAGATTATCTTATGTTGCTAG
- the LOC117130412 gene encoding uncharacterized protein LOC117130412: protein MVGKTHGQSQMAKQNQQLTALQEINDRIAQLRKRNKARVQRPQQGERRFGDAPEAVYLEPKPPDPSRINQHPTSQTHTHHVANSRFDHKSFADKIELFTFSGGRSYLFWERNLDEWFHYNNILKEERLSYAIDQLRGNAFKWWVQEEDDRLFYKEPAIKTWRDLKEVMKDEFSPELTSSKIRKIYPRRYLTHVSKEKPEPVIVQVKAKNVKTGPEVQKETNSTSLLRSKVVHDLSPKDKEILNTNKEEPTSQGKSSNSENLKYQTCYRCHKKGHYAVVCPTKQALIETSLEEKTDLSMKSDSFIQSDLLVPRSCVMHLSLSKGDVTGLKEQEFKRKKSPGVTLVIDQKMAQDTKLSMLLKEAKPVIKVSHQGKFLTPPLDTSTDVCVLGTGRTNESYKLIVVPKKEPDPKLSHEPTSKWKPKSEQSIVQVPKAMVRFLLDQNVLNISMTDIMHLLFVQNVENFSGCKEESFKEIPPDYLMLLGGSTPKMIRNVATENLKDHQLQRIRNDHVQSRGVIHSYFLKGEPPDTNCIPKPKQFQGKVLESQKRMKADLLYLGAGYIVSRSKPCQEGGDVVVTKSMVQPESHQTVQTGHLGGTSDRGSVQGVYFYNQKEFKYETNFIGFYTQEGVQPNWNRATLFTEQEVMNFTSQRFSSPSICEYPTLEGIPAQGRSGLNQSPL from the exons ATGGTAGGAAAAACACACGGCCAAAGTCAGATGGCCAAACAGAACCAACAGTTGACAGCTTTGCAAGAGATCAATGATCGGATTGCTCAGTTGAGGAAAAGAAACAAGGCACGAGTCCAACGTCCACAGCaaggagaaaggagatttgGAGATGCACCAGAGGCTGTCTATCTTgagcccaagccaccagatccttcaaggaTCAATCAACATCCAACTTCTCAAACCCATACTCATCATGTAGCTAATTCTCGGTTTGATCATAAATCTTTTGCTGATAAAATTGAACTCTTTACATTTTCAGGAGGAAGAAGCTACCTATTTTGGGAGAGGAACcttgatgaatggtttcactaCAACAACATTCTGAAAGAAGAGAGACTATCTTATGCCATTGATCAACTAAGAGGTAACGCCTTTAAatggtgggtacaagaagaagatgatagatTGTTTTACAAGGAGCCAGCTATCAAAACGTGGAGAGATCTTAAGGAAGTCATGAAGGATGAATTTTCACCAGAACTCACAAGTTCTAAGATCCGAAAGATATACCCAAGGAGGTATCTAACTCATGTTTCCAAAGAAAAGCCAGAACCTGTTATTGTCCAAGTAAAGGCtaag aaTGTTAAGACAGGTCCTGAGGTCCAGAAAGAGACGAACTCAACATCCTTGTTGAGATCAAAAGTTGTCCATGATTTAAGTCCAAAAGACAAGGAGATTTTAAACACAAATAAAGAAGAGCCAACAAGCCAAGGTAAGTCTTCTAACTCTGAGAATTTGAAAtatcagacatgttatagatgtcataagaAAGGACACTATGCTGTAGTTTGTCCTACTAAGCAAGCATTGATAGAAACATCACTAGAAGAGAAAACAGATTTATCTATGAaaagtgatagttttattcaatctgatTTATTGGTTCCAAGATCTTGtgtaatgcacttgtctttgtcaaaagGTGATGTAACAGGACTTAAGGAGCAAGAattcaaaagaaagaaatcACCAGGCGTCACCCTTGTGATAGACCAGAAGATGGCTCAAGACACAAAGCTGTCCATGttgcttaaagaagcaaaaccggTCATAAAAGTATCCCACCAAGGTAAGTTTCTAACACCACCTTTGGATACTAGTACTGACGTGTGTGTTCTTGGTACAGGGAGAACAAATGAAAGCTATAAGCTTATTGTAGTTCCAAAGAAAGAACCAGACCCTAAGCTCAGCCATGAACCCACTTCTAAGTGGAAACCGAAATCTGAACAATCCATTGTTCAAGTTCCAAAAGCTATGGTAAGATTCCTTTTAGATCAGAATGTTCTTAATATTTCAATGACAGATATAATGCACTTGCTTTTTGTCCAGAatgttgagaatttttcagGTTGCAAAGAAGAAAGCTTCAAAGAAATCCCACCAGATTATCTTATGTTGCTAGGAGGATCAACTCCAAAGATGATCAGAAACGTGGCCACCGAAAATTTGAAGGACCATCAACTCCAGAGGATAAGAAATGACCATGTCCAGAGCAGAGGCGTGATCCATTCCTATTTTCTCAAAGGAGAACCACCTGATACAAATTGCATTCCCAAACCGAAACAGTTCCAAGGTAAGGttttagaatctcaaaagaggatgaaagctgacttgctctatcttggtgcaggttacatagtttcgaggtcgaaaccttgtcaagagggaggcgatgttgtggtcacgaaatccatggttcaaccagagtctcaccaaaccgtccaaaccggccatctaggaggtaccagcgaccgaggttcagtccaaggcgtATATTTCTACAACCAGAAGGAATTTAAATatgaaaccaattttattggattctacactcaagaaggagtccagcccAATTGGAATCGAGCAACActattcacggagcaagaagttatgaattttacaagtcagaggttttccagcccgtccatctgcgagtatccgactttagaaggcattccagcccaaggaaggagcggcctgaaccaaagccCATTATAG